From Haloarcula sp. CBA1127, a single genomic window includes:
- a CDS encoding ABC transporter permease — MSTDTETRGTLGRLRASPFLADLLTNRLAVVGLTIILSMAAVAIYARVTYDLGALAGSQLGTEIADRAPPGWLGPAPANQQLFGTDAAARDIYKRSLYGAWLALKFGTITVGTSTTVGVGLGIIAAYYGDVTDNVIMRTMDVLLAFPPLLLALALVAIFPRDLGLWRAVAALVLVYTPRFARVVRGAALKVLEDEYVDATVALGATDPRVLVRHILPNTLAPITVQSTLNFGLAIIDLAALSFLGFGAQAGSPSWGLMLSRGVENGLLTGEWWLSFFPGLFLAITVLGFNLLGDGMRDALDPRMRDAVD; from the coding sequence ATGAGTACGGACACCGAGACACGGGGTACGCTGGGACGCCTGCGGGCGTCCCCGTTCCTCGCCGACCTGCTGACGAACCGCCTCGCCGTCGTCGGGCTGACGATCATCCTCAGTATGGCCGCTGTCGCCATCTACGCCCGCGTGACATACGATCTCGGCGCACTTGCCGGCTCACAGCTCGGCACCGAAATTGCTGACCGCGCACCGCCCGGCTGGCTCGGTCCCGCGCCCGCGAACCAGCAGCTGTTCGGCACGGACGCGGCGGCCCGTGACATCTACAAGCGGAGTCTATACGGTGCGTGGCTGGCCCTGAAATTCGGGACGATCACGGTCGGGACCTCGACGACCGTGGGCGTCGGACTGGGGATTATTGCGGCGTACTACGGCGACGTGACCGACAACGTCATCATGCGGACGATGGACGTGCTGCTGGCGTTCCCGCCGCTGTTGCTCGCGCTCGCGCTGGTCGCAATCTTCCCGCGTGATCTTGGACTCTGGCGGGCCGTGGCGGCACTCGTGCTGGTGTACACGCCGCGGTTCGCCCGGGTCGTCCGCGGGGCCGCACTCAAAGTGCTCGAAGACGAGTACGTCGACGCCACGGTTGCGCTTGGCGCGACCGACCCGCGAGTTCTCGTCCGGCACATCCTGCCGAACACGCTCGCACCGATCACCGTCCAGTCCACGCTGAACTTCGGGCTCGCCATCATCGACCTCGCGGCGCTGTCGTTCCTCGGGTTCGGCGCACAGGCCGGGTCGCCATCGTGGGGCCTGATGCTGTCCCGCGGCGTCGAGAACGGTCTGCTGACTGGCGAGTGGTGGCTCTCCTTCTTCCCGGGGCTGTTCCTCGCTATCACCGTCCTCGGGTTCAATCTGCTCGGTGACGGGATGCGCGATGCGCTCGATCCGCGGATGCGCGACGCGGTCGACTGA
- a CDS encoding ABC transporter permease — MNWTQFLFRLIEPVVPPRFVIKRLLLLIPVLFGVASVVFAILHLAPGDPAIVIAGQRASAEQLEQIRVELGLRRPLWEQYLGFLWDAARFDFGQSYSISRGNSVRSVISDRLPITLELAIYGQAAGILLGLPLGIISAVKQDSLTDHVTRIGALTGISVPIFWSGPLLILLFSTYLDVFPTSGRIKSTLFLPDTWTLLGRELPLTGMITVDTILLGNAEAFLSAAHHLFLPAVVIGVYSTALISRMMRSSMLEVIRQDYIRTARAKGQGAKITLMKHGFRNALIPVVTVIGIQFGTLLGGAVLTETVFGINGMGLTIVDAIGVSDYPVVQGTVLTFALLFTLVNLLVDVTYSYLDPRIQQ; from the coding sequence ATGAACTGGACACAGTTTCTTTTCAGGCTGATCGAGCCGGTGGTACCGCCACGGTTCGTCATCAAGCGACTGCTGTTGCTCATCCCGGTGCTGTTCGGCGTGGCGTCGGTCGTCTTCGCGATTCTGCACCTCGCCCCAGGCGACCCTGCTATCGTTATCGCCGGCCAGCGGGCGTCGGCCGAACAGCTCGAACAGATACGTGTTGAACTGGGACTTCGGCGGCCGCTCTGGGAGCAGTACCTGGGCTTCCTGTGGGACGCGGCACGATTCGACTTCGGCCAGTCCTACAGCATTAGCCGCGGGAACAGCGTCCGCTCGGTCATCTCGGACCGACTCCCGATCACGCTCGAACTCGCGATTTACGGTCAGGCAGCGGGTATCCTGCTCGGGCTGCCGCTGGGCATCATCTCCGCGGTCAAGCAGGACTCACTGACCGACCACGTCACTCGGATCGGGGCGCTGACTGGTATCTCGGTCCCGATATTCTGGTCCGGACCGCTGCTCATCCTGTTGTTCTCGACGTACCTCGACGTGTTCCCGACCAGTGGCCGCATCAAATCGACGCTGTTCCTGCCCGATACTTGGACGCTGCTCGGCCGTGAGCTGCCACTGACCGGGATGATAACTGTCGACACCATTTTGCTTGGGAACGCCGAGGCGTTCCTCTCGGCGGCGCATCACCTGTTCCTGCCAGCAGTGGTCATCGGCGTCTACTCGACGGCGCTCATCTCGCGGATGATGCGCTCCTCGATGCTCGAGGTCATCCGGCAGGATTACATCCGGACTGCGCGGGCGAAAGGTCAGGGCGCGAAGATCACGCTGATGAAACACGGCTTCCGGAACGCGCTGATTCCGGTCGTCACCGTCATCGGCATCCAGTTCGGCACGCTGCTGGGCGGCGCAGTCCTGACCGAAACCGTGTTCGGTATCAACGGGATGGGGCTGACTATCGTCGACGCTATCGGCGTCTCGGACTACCCGGTGGTACAGGGAACGGTGCTCACCTTCGCCCTGCTGTTCACGCTCGTGAACCTCCTCGTCGATGTCACCTACAGTTACCTTGACCCACGGATCCAACAATGA
- a CDS encoding ABC transporter substrate-binding protein — protein MSSGDSLDRRSFLTAAGSAAAAATLAGCSGDGGDGGGTEGGDGGDGTGSDGGDGGDGGSDQTLVYARGDHPENYDPQQSTSGEVAKVTNQVFDTLIQFAAGSGGQLEDALATDYTLEGTTATLTLRQGVMFHNGEEFTASDFKATWQRFTQSDYEYYLGDDTRSGYGPFTLGDWIESVDASQDYELTIELTQQFAPFLRNLAMFASAVLSKAQIESLGDNQADLGSEPAGTGAFQFDTLDNPNERIRLAANNDYWGDGPSVGTVIFKTITENSTRVQDVINGASHITDNLDSSGFQRAEESGTATLLRKDGINHGYMAMNMARFEPFRNRQVRQAIAHAVNTEAIVNQIYQGFATQASQPLPPDVLGHNDDLDPYPTDKEQAQSMLEEAGYGDGFEFELATFSNPRGYNPSPVSTANQVKSDLEEIGLTVNINQFSNFGPYLDYTSAGKHDACFLGWYTDNADPDNFLYVLLDPQVEMDAVPDGQDWVSFDADGYNTLNVSGWANTDYMELVREAQKTYAEGDRETMYEEASQIAYDESPWVFLDYAETLRAVNEAVVEDTYTISSVGGPYLNTVELQ, from the coding sequence ATGTCATCCGGTGATTCTCTGGACAGGCGGAGCTTCCTTACCGCGGCCGGCAGTGCCGCGGCAGCCGCAACGCTCGCAGGTTGTTCCGGCGACGGTGGCGACGGTGGCGGCACCGAAGGTGGAGACGGCGGCGACGGCACTGGTAGCGACGGCGGCGACGGCGGCGACGGCGGAAGCGACCAGACGCTCGTGTACGCCCGCGGTGACCACCCCGAGAACTACGACCCGCAGCAGTCGACCAGCGGCGAGGTGGCGAAGGTCACCAATCAGGTGTTTGATACCCTCATCCAGTTCGCAGCCGGGAGCGGCGGCCAGCTGGAGGACGCACTCGCGACCGACTACACTCTTGAGGGCACCACCGCGACGTTGACGCTCCGACAGGGTGTGATGTTCCACAACGGCGAAGAGTTCACCGCGTCGGACTTCAAGGCGACCTGGCAGCGGTTCACCCAGAGCGACTACGAGTACTACCTCGGCGACGATACCCGGTCGGGGTACGGTCCGTTCACGCTTGGCGACTGGATCGAAAGCGTCGACGCGAGCCAGGACTACGAGCTGACGATTGAGCTTACACAGCAGTTCGCGCCGTTCCTGCGGAATCTCGCGATGTTCGCCTCGGCAGTCCTTTCGAAAGCCCAGATTGAATCGCTGGGCGACAACCAGGCCGACCTCGGAAGCGAACCCGCGGGCACCGGGGCCTTCCAGTTCGACACGCTCGACAACCCGAACGAGCGCATCCGACTGGCAGCCAACAACGACTACTGGGGAGACGGCCCAAGCGTCGGAACGGTCATCTTCAAAACAATCACCGAAAACAGCACGCGAGTGCAGGACGTCATCAACGGGGCCTCACACATCACGGATAATCTCGATTCCTCCGGATTCCAGCGCGCCGAGGAAAGCGGAACGGCGACGCTGTTGCGGAAGGACGGCATCAACCACGGCTACATGGCGATGAACATGGCCCGGTTCGAGCCGTTCCGGAACCGGCAGGTCCGCCAGGCCATCGCCCATGCCGTCAACACCGAGGCCATCGTCAACCAGATCTACCAGGGCTTTGCAACGCAGGCCTCCCAGCCGCTCCCGCCGGACGTGCTCGGGCACAACGACGACCTCGACCCGTATCCGACGGACAAGGAGCAGGCACAATCGATGCTCGAAGAGGCGGGCTACGGTGACGGCTTCGAGTTCGAACTCGCGACGTTCTCGAACCCCCGGGGATACAACCCCAGCCCGGTCAGCACAGCGAATCAAGTGAAATCAGATCTCGAGGAGATCGGTCTGACGGTCAACATCAACCAGTTCTCCAACTTCGGACCGTATCTGGACTACACGTCGGCCGGGAAACACGACGCCTGTTTCCTCGGCTGGTACACCGACAACGCCGACCCGGACAACTTCCTGTACGTCCTGCTGGACCCGCAGGTGGAGATGGACGCCGTCCCCGACGGGCAAGACTGGGTCAGTTTCGACGCCGACGGGTACAACACCCTCAACGTCTCCGGATGGGCCAACACCGACTACATGGAACTCGTCCGGGAAGCTCAGAAGACCTACGCAGAGGGCGACCGCGAGACGATGTACGAGGAGGCCAGCCAGATAGCCTACGACGAGTCCCCGTGGGTGTTCCTCGACTACGCCGAAACGCTTCGGGCGGTCAACGAGGCTGTCGTCGAAGACACCTACACGATCAGCTCCGTCGGTGGCCCGTATCTTAACACGGTCGAGTTGCAGTAG
- a CDS encoding ABC transporter ATP-binding protein yields MRDLLTLSDLRTQFETDRGTVKAVDGIDLTVREGETVGLVGESGSGKSVTALSAMDIIDEPGHIAGGEIRFGALGTVTRLSRQYPKEVRTADSDSGFITIEAATVDRSRLPASLETTADDRTLAKQFIQKAPKKALPETGDAPVTITDGYVDLTAAPERVMRDIRGGDMGMIFQDPMTSLNPAITVGEQVAESLRLHRYGNKRNDSWFNAVREITPSISRGGKMDEEIRSDVISLLEEVGIPEPADRVNEYPHEFSGGMRQRVLIAIALACRPKLLVADEPTTALDVTIQAQILDLLDDLQADLGMSVLFITHDLGVVAETCDRVAVMYAGEIVEEGPVEEIFQNPSHPYTYTLLESIPGEGTERLTPIEGNVPSLIDMPEGCHFADRCPWAEPECREGEIPSLQHGPDDVTHRSKCIHQSFDTDEYGTGDAGVAATETTRTDRQLMEVDGLKKHFSRADDLLDKYIGREPESVKAVDGVSMDIYEGETLGLVGESGCGKSTTGRTILRLLEPTDGKVVFAGQDLSELDKSGLREVRRDLQMIFQDPMSSLDPRMTVGQTIMEPLKIHDLPEDTGDGSRREQRVDRVADLMEAVGLDPDQYDRYPHELSGGQRQRVGIARALAVDPDFIVCDEPVSALDVSVQAQIINLLEDLQHEFGLTYLFIAHDLSVVRHICDRVAVMYLGEVVEVADTPDLFADPKHPYTRALMSAIPEPDPTVEADRILLKGDVPSPIDPPSGCHFRTRCPEVIPPNIDIEQETYREVMDYRQRVEDEAITIDAVRKQAGNDDSATAATDGGADLTEPPSGRGEVPMAAFKQTMFDRFFETSLTGENRRVVETSIEHLADEDWDAAASVLRDRFESVCETQHPELQTDSHPAACHLYEQEERDSN; encoded by the coding sequence ATGCGCGACCTCTTAACATTATCCGACCTCCGAACCCAGTTCGAGACGGACCGCGGCACCGTCAAAGCCGTCGACGGCATCGACCTCACTGTCAGGGAGGGGGAAACCGTCGGGCTGGTCGGCGAATCCGGATCGGGGAAATCTGTCACAGCGTTGTCGGCAATGGATATCATCGACGAGCCCGGGCACATCGCCGGTGGGGAGATTCGATTCGGCGCACTTGGGACAGTCACACGACTGTCTCGGCAGTATCCGAAGGAAGTACGGACGGCCGACAGTGACAGCGGTTTCATCACCATCGAGGCGGCGACGGTCGACCGGAGTCGGCTCCCCGCATCGCTTGAGACGACGGCCGATGACCGGACGCTGGCCAAGCAGTTCATTCAGAAGGCCCCGAAGAAGGCCCTCCCGGAGACTGGTGACGCACCCGTCACGATTACTGACGGCTACGTCGACCTGACGGCAGCCCCGGAGCGGGTGATGCGGGACATCCGCGGCGGCGATATGGGGATGATCTTCCAGGACCCGATGACGTCGCTGAACCCCGCAATAACGGTCGGCGAGCAGGTCGCGGAGAGCCTGCGCCTTCACCGCTACGGGAACAAGCGAAACGACTCGTGGTTCAACGCCGTCCGTGAGATCACGCCCTCGATCAGCCGGGGCGGCAAGATGGACGAGGAGATCCGGTCTGACGTTATCTCGCTGCTGGAGGAGGTCGGTATCCCGGAACCGGCCGACCGCGTCAACGAGTATCCCCACGAGTTCTCCGGCGGGATGCGCCAGCGCGTGCTCATCGCCATCGCGCTGGCGTGCCGGCCGAAACTGCTGGTCGCCGACGAGCCGACGACGGCGCTCGACGTGACCATTCAGGCACAGATTCTGGACCTCCTCGACGACCTGCAGGCGGACCTCGGGATGTCGGTGCTGTTCATCACGCACGACCTCGGCGTCGTCGCGGAGACCTGCGACCGCGTCGCCGTGATGTACGCCGGCGAGATCGTCGAGGAGGGACCAGTCGAGGAGATATTCCAGAACCCATCACACCCGTACACGTACACGCTGCTGGAATCGATACCGGGCGAGGGAACGGAGCGGCTGACTCCAATCGAGGGGAACGTCCCCAGCCTCATCGATATGCCCGAAGGCTGTCACTTCGCCGACCGCTGTCCGTGGGCCGAACCCGAGTGTCGTGAGGGCGAGATTCCGTCTCTCCAGCACGGTCCGGACGATGTCACCCACCGCTCGAAGTGCATCCACCAATCGTTCGATACGGACGAATACGGCACCGGCGACGCCGGCGTCGCCGCGACGGAGACGACGCGAACGGACAGACAGCTCATGGAGGTCGACGGGCTGAAAAAACACTTCTCGCGGGCCGACGACCTGCTGGACAAGTACATCGGCCGCGAACCGGAGTCGGTCAAGGCCGTCGACGGCGTGTCGATGGACATCTACGAGGGCGAGACGCTGGGACTCGTCGGCGAGTCCGGCTGTGGGAAATCGACGACCGGCCGGACCATCCTCCGGCTACTCGAACCGACAGATGGGAAAGTAGTTTTCGCCGGGCAAGACCTTTCGGAGCTTGATAAAAGTGGCCTGCGAGAGGTGCGTCGGGACCTGCAGATGATCTTCCAGGACCCGATGTCCAGCCTCGACCCGCGGATGACCGTCGGCCAGACGATCATGGAGCCGCTGAAGATCCACGACCTCCCGGAAGACACCGGTGACGGCTCACGCCGCGAACAGCGGGTCGACCGCGTAGCCGACCTCATGGAGGCGGTGGGGCTCGACCCAGACCAGTACGACCGCTACCCGCACGAACTGTCTGGCGGACAGCGCCAGCGGGTCGGCATCGCTCGTGCGCTCGCCGTCGATCCCGATTTCATCGTCTGTGACGAACCCGTTTCGGCGCTGGACGTGAGCGTGCAGGCCCAGATAATCAACCTTCTGGAGGACCTCCAGCATGAGTTCGGCTTGACGTATCTGTTCATCGCCCACGACCTCTCTGTGGTGCGCCACATCTGTGACCGGGTCGCGGTGATGTATCTCGGCGAGGTGGTCGAAGTCGCCGACACGCCGGACCTGTTCGCGGACCCGAAACACCCCTACACGCGGGCGCTCATGTCGGCCATCCCGGAACCGGACCCGACCGTGGAGGCCGATCGGATACTGCTGAAAGGCGATGTCCCGTCACCGATTGACCCGCCGTCAGGCTGTCACTTCCGGACTCGCTGTCCCGAGGTCATCCCGCCGAATATCGATATCGAGCAGGAGACGTATCGCGAGGTAATGGACTACCGGCAACGGGTCGAAGACGAGGCCATCACCATCGATGCAGTTCGGAAGCAGGCCGGAAACGACGACAGTGCCACAGCGGCGACGGACGGTGGCGCGGACCTCACCGAGCCGCCGAGCGGCAGGGGAGAGGTACCGATGGCAGCGTTCAAACAGACGATGTTCGACCGGTTCTTCGAAACGAGCCTGACCGGGGAGAACCGCCGCGTCGTCGAAACGTCGATTGAGCATCTCGCAGACGAGGACTGGGACGCCGCCGCATCGGTGCTACGGGATCGATTCGAAAGCGTCTGTGAGACACAGCACCCTGAACTCCAGACGGACTCCCATCCAGCGGCCTGTCATCTTTACGAACAGGAGGAGAGAGACAGCAACTGA
- a CDS encoding DUF5806 family protein, translated as MTEGAPPDETDVEAADDGSAGDQSDDPAAADDGADDGTTGSGPADSATEQTAPAEQASETAVSEASDIPSDVQKYDRFKKIEGGTYDRANDFLRDRTYITAREWAIARLCADFRTETGVEMTKIGENLPELVPFMTDTYTPQAVNQARAAFEDKVRKAGATFLYGAMCDFFTAEDLDDVMYEATEVAKFLLEVEGVDLAVEDEMEAEDRISSVMREVREQSAALRHDEVCCPECGNEFQVDE; from the coding sequence ATGACTGAGGGCGCACCGCCGGACGAGACAGATGTCGAGGCGGCAGACGACGGATCGGCCGGAGACCAGTCGGACGACCCGGCGGCCGCGGATGACGGGGCCGACGACGGCACCACAGGGAGCGGCCCTGCTGACTCGGCCACTGAACAGACAGCACCGGCCGAGCAAGCCAGCGAGACGGCGGTGTCCGAAGCCAGTGACATCCCGTCCGACGTACAGAAGTACGACCGCTTCAAGAAAATCGAGGGCGGGACCTACGACCGCGCGAACGACTTCCTCCGGGACCGGACGTACATCACCGCCCGCGAGTGGGCTATCGCCCGGCTCTGTGCCGACTTCCGGACCGAAACTGGCGTCGAAATGACGAAGATCGGGGAGAACCTCCCCGAACTCGTCCCGTTCATGACGGACACGTACACGCCACAGGCGGTCAATCAGGCCCGCGCCGCCTTCGAAGACAAGGTCCGGAAAGCCGGCGCGACGTTCCTCTACGGTGCGATGTGTGACTTCTTCACCGCCGAGGACCTTGACGACGTGATGTACGAGGCCACCGAGGTCGCAAAATTCCTCCTCGAAGTCGAGGGCGTCGACCTCGCCGTTGAGGACGAGATGGAGGCCGAAGACCGGATTTCCTCGGTGATGCGGGAGGTCCGCGAGCAGTCGGCGGCGCTGCGACACGACGAGGTGTGTTGTCCGGAGTGTGGCAATGAATTCCAAGTTGACGAGTAG
- a CDS encoding universal stress protein: MKLLLGVGGSELSYQALTETLERVSETGDELTVAVFENGDIDADLETVKQRIQEQIDESGLEPPIRHVEGTSPGSELVNIAESEEFDRIVLGGGGRSPLGKIQLGPIVEFVLLNAQTPVTLIR, from the coding sequence ATGAAACTACTGCTCGGTGTCGGGGGCAGCGAACTGTCCTACCAGGCACTGACCGAGACACTCGAACGCGTATCGGAAACAGGCGACGAGCTGACCGTCGCTGTCTTCGAAAACGGCGACATTGACGCCGACCTCGAGACGGTCAAGCAGCGGATACAGGAGCAGATCGACGAAAGCGGGCTCGAGCCGCCGATCCGCCACGTCGAAGGCACTTCACCGGGCAGCGAGCTGGTGAACATCGCCGAGAGCGAAGAGTTCGATAGAATCGTCCTCGGCGGTGGCGGCCGCTCGCCGCTCGGGAAGATACAGCTCGGCCCCATCGTCGAGTTCGTCCTGCTGAACGCACAGACGCCAGTGACTCTCATCCGATGA
- a CDS encoding GNAT family N-acetyltransferase, which produces MTRTYPDEPAEEFPQPPRTITDREDRSIDVIPADDADTESLVEMYLDFDPADRAQGIPPVKEDAIREWLETILDGDCVNVVAKHDDTVAGHATLVPDNEDEHELAIFVLQAYQGAGIGTALVETLLGYGQTEGIDHVWLTVERWNDPAISLYEKVGFEISSAESFEIEMAIRL; this is translated from the coding sequence ATGACTCGCACGTATCCAGACGAACCCGCCGAAGAGTTCCCACAGCCACCGCGGACGATCACCGACCGTGAGGACCGTTCCATCGACGTCATCCCTGCGGACGACGCCGACACGGAGAGCCTCGTCGAGATGTATCTCGACTTCGACCCCGCCGACCGGGCGCAGGGCATCCCACCGGTCAAAGAGGACGCCATCCGCGAGTGGCTCGAAACGATCCTTGACGGCGACTGTGTCAACGTCGTCGCCAAACACGACGATACTGTCGCCGGCCACGCGACGCTGGTCCCGGACAACGAGGACGAGCACGAACTCGCTATCTTCGTGTTACAGGCCTACCAAGGCGCTGGTATCGGGACGGCGCTGGTCGAGACGCTGCTGGGGTACGGCCAGACCGAGGGCATCGACCACGTCTGGCTCACCGTCGAGCGGTGGAACGACCCGGCGATATCGCTGTACGAGAAGGTCGGATTCGAGATCAGTAGCGCCGAGAGCTTTGAAATAGAGATGGCGATTCGGCTTTAA
- a CDS encoding universal stress protein has protein sequence MDIDLVLAPVDGSDQSERAAEYAIAVAERYDADLHLLFVIDERLHQDIDSGDVSATAIAEEHRAFTESIRERFRDVHDGTFETSSATAFSETRLMQTPGSVVLDVAEDVDADFIVVPREERSEGEKAVGRAAIYVIEYASQPVLTV, from the coding sequence ATGGACATCGACCTCGTACTCGCGCCGGTCGACGGCAGCGACCAGTCGGAACGAGCGGCCGAGTACGCGATCGCCGTCGCGGAGCGGTACGACGCCGATCTCCACCTGCTGTTCGTCATCGACGAACGGCTCCACCAGGATATCGACAGCGGCGACGTGAGCGCAACCGCGATTGCCGAGGAGCATCGAGCGTTCACCGAGAGCATCCGGGAACGGTTCCGCGACGTCCACGACGGCACGTTCGAAACGTCGTCCGCGACCGCGTTCTCCGAGACACGACTGATGCAGACACCGGGCAGCGTCGTCCTTGACGTGGCAGAGGACGTCGACGCGGACTTCATCGTCGTCCCGCGCGAGGAAAGAAGCGAAGGCGAAAAGGCCGTCGGGCGCGCGGCAATCTACGTCATCGAGTACGCCAGCCAGCCGGTCCTTACCGTTTAA
- a CDS encoding universal stress protein encodes MFDTVVIATDGSGSAERAVEAALDLAARFDATVHGLYVVDTGEVETTPEEVREALERALATTGGRALSFILEAADAEADEELVTAVREGNPADEICKYAVEHDADVIVSGTRGRHGEHGYLLGSVAEELVREAPMPVLTVRQLEGEPNPEREDV; translated from the coding sequence ATGTTCGATACGGTGGTCATCGCCACGGACGGCTCCGGCAGCGCAGAGCGGGCCGTCGAAGCAGCGCTGGACCTGGCAGCGCGCTTCGACGCAACTGTCCACGGGCTGTACGTCGTCGACACCGGCGAGGTCGAGACGACTCCCGAAGAGGTTCGCGAGGCGCTGGAGCGCGCGCTGGCGACCACTGGCGGCCGCGCCCTCTCGTTCATTCTGGAGGCCGCTGACGCCGAGGCAGACGAGGAGCTCGTCACTGCCGTCCGGGAGGGCAATCCGGCCGACGAAATCTGCAAGTACGCGGTGGAGCACGACGCCGATGTCATCGTCAGCGGGACCCGCGGCCGCCACGGCGAACACGGCTACCTGCTGGGCAGCGTCGCCGAAGAACTCGTCCGTGAGGCCCCGATGCCGGTGCTGACGGTCCGCCAGCTCGAAGGCGAACCCAACCCCGAGCGGGAGGACGTGTAA
- a CDS encoding DHH family phosphoesterase produces the protein MDDWLIDDDRLSIGRKSVLPGEGFFIPDSYEEEQAEAEAAETLQDASVIVIADPDADGLACTALIREAHGEGALLPAGPHELTEALEWTAEYADPDATVFICDLCPDRESDIAPLDALVDTVEQVVWFDHHQWPDDLADDVDAAGVERTVGDSDEVCTADVALSELDYDFDEQWADLAAVTRDHDLWIRDDPRSDDLADLSYWSEPEEYIEAVRDHGPDLSPEFHEFLEEKRVEKEALIEKAVERAELRDVGEWTVGVTYGRCSQNEVAEALREQGADAAVIVKPAGSASIRGTDSFERAHEVAQQVNGGGHPKAAGCKPDIYDDMMDYAHHWTTQGAVAKQAIVDAFRRLPEEEAEGVDTDR, from the coding sequence ATGGACGATTGGCTCATCGACGACGACCGTCTCTCTATCGGCCGCAAATCCGTACTCCCCGGTGAGGGGTTCTTTATCCCGGATTCCTACGAGGAAGAGCAAGCCGAAGCCGAGGCCGCTGAGACACTGCAGGACGCTAGCGTCATCGTTATCGCCGACCCCGACGCTGACGGACTGGCCTGTACCGCGCTGATCCGCGAGGCCCACGGCGAGGGCGCACTGCTGCCCGCCGGCCCGCACGAACTCACGGAAGCGCTCGAATGGACCGCCGAGTACGCCGACCCCGACGCGACCGTCTTCATCTGTGACCTCTGTCCCGACCGCGAGTCTGACATCGCCCCCCTTGACGCGCTGGTCGACACCGTCGAACAGGTCGTCTGGTTCGACCACCACCAGTGGCCTGACGACCTCGCCGACGACGTGGACGCGGCCGGCGTCGAGCGCACTGTCGGTGACTCCGACGAAGTGTGTACCGCCGACGTAGCGCTGTCGGAACTCGACTACGACTTCGACGAGCAGTGGGCCGACCTCGCCGCCGTCACCCGCGACCACGACCTCTGGATACGGGACGACCCTCGCAGCGACGACCTCGCTGACCTGTCCTACTGGAGCGAACCCGAGGAGTACATTGAGGCGGTTCGCGACCACGGCCCCGACCTCTCGCCGGAGTTCCACGAGTTCCTTGAGGAGAAGCGCGTCGAGAAAGAGGCGCTCATCGAGAAAGCCGTTGAGCGGGCCGAACTCCGCGACGTAGGCGAGTGGACGGTCGGCGTCACCTACGGCCGCTGCTCGCAGAACGAGGTCGCCGAAGCCCTCCGCGAGCAGGGCGCGGACGCCGCCGTCATCGTCAAGCCCGCCGGTTCCGCCTCGATCCGCGGAACGGACAGCTTTGAGCGCGCCCACGAAGTCGCTCAGCAGGTCAACGGCGGCGGCCACCCGAAAGCCGCGGGCTGCAAGCCCGACATCTACGACGACATGATGGATTACGCTCACCATTGGACGACACAGGGTGCGGTAGCGAAACAGGCTATCGTCGATGCTTTCCGGCGATTGCCCGAGGAAGAAGCGGAAGGCGTCGATACCGACCGATAG
- a CDS encoding DUF5807 family protein — MTKHTEFLAGERPEDVLFFLHEDAVSNPGALAEYADEVEDGHVLVLPGDDGRSAFQSATGIDPMGLAQEAMGTEGDIHDDLTDAVCPVAEEEPESNHTTRFVFAFAEEQNEDVGGLYAEGDVVHAYAVCACGERYSDKWVVGE; from the coding sequence ATGACCAAACACACGGAGTTTCTGGCGGGTGAGCGGCCTGAAGACGTGCTGTTCTTCCTCCACGAGGACGCTGTCTCGAACCCGGGCGCACTGGCCGAGTACGCCGACGAGGTCGAGGACGGCCACGTCCTCGTCCTGCCGGGCGACGACGGCCGGAGTGCGTTCCAGTCGGCGACAGGCATCGACCCGATGGGACTGGCCCAAGAGGCGATGGGCACTGAGGGCGACATTCACGATGACCTGACCGACGCGGTCTGTCCGGTCGCCGAGGAAGAACCGGAGAGCAACCACACGACCCGCTTTGTCTTCGCCTTCGCCGAAGAACAGAACGAAGACGTGGGCGGCCTCTACGCCGAGGGCGACGTGGTCCACGCCTACGCGGTGTGTGCCTGCGGGGAACGGTACAGCGACAAGTGGGTCGTCGGGGAGTAG